In Mycobacterium sp. JS623, one genomic interval encodes:
- the nadD gene encoding nicotinate-nucleotide adenylyltransferase, which translates to MGVMGGTFDPIHNGHLVAASEVADLFELDEVVFVPTGQPWQKHHRGVTAAEDRYLMTVIATASNPRFSVSRVDIDRRGPTYTKDTLRDLRAVNPGADLYFITGADALASILSWQNWEEMFSIAKFVGVSRPGYELDGKHIAAALAELPADALTLVEVPALAISSTDCRKRAEENRPIWYLVPDGVVQYVAKRHLYAAQPMTKDAGE; encoded by the coding sequence CTGGGGGTGATGGGTGGGACGTTCGACCCCATCCACAACGGCCACCTGGTCGCGGCCAGTGAGGTGGCCGACCTGTTCGAGCTCGATGAAGTGGTGTTCGTGCCGACGGGCCAGCCCTGGCAGAAGCACCACCGCGGTGTCACGGCTGCCGAGGATCGCTACTTGATGACCGTCATCGCCACGGCGTCGAACCCGCGGTTTTCTGTCAGCCGGGTCGACATCGACCGCCGCGGCCCGACGTATACCAAGGACACGCTGCGCGACCTGCGAGCTGTGAACCCCGGCGCGGACCTGTACTTCATCACCGGCGCCGACGCACTGGCCTCGATCCTGTCGTGGCAGAACTGGGAGGAGATGTTCTCGATCGCCAAATTCGTCGGGGTCAGCAGGCCCGGCTACGAGCTGGACGGCAAGCACATCGCGGCGGCCCTGGCCGAGCTCCCTGCCGACGCATTGACGCTCGTCGAGGTGCCCGCGCTGGCGATCTCGTCGACCGACTGCCGCAAGCGCGCCGAGGAGAACCGGCCGATCTGGTACCTGGTGCCCGACGGCGTCGTCCAGTACGTCGCCAAACGACACCTCTACGCTGCCCAACCGATGACGAAGGACGCAGGCGAATGA
- the octT gene encoding diglucosylglycerate octanoyltransferase, producing the protein MSSRKSLLVFCDSLSYYGPTGGLPADDPRIWPNIVATQLDWDVEVIGRIGWTCRDIWWAATQDPRAWAALPRAGAVVFATGGMDSLPSPLPTALRELIRYVRPAWLRRWVRDGYGWAQPRLSPISRAALPPHVSVEYLEMTRGAIDFNRPGIPIVASLPSVHIAETYGKAHHGREGTAKAITAWAEEHDVPLVDLKAAVEEHVMGGRGNPDGIHWNFEAHQAVAGLMLKALAEAGVQQEDSR; encoded by the coding sequence ATGTCCTCTAGAAAGAGCCTGTTGGTCTTCTGCGACTCGCTGTCCTACTACGGGCCGACCGGCGGACTACCCGCCGACGACCCGCGAATCTGGCCGAACATCGTTGCCACACAACTAGATTGGGACGTCGAGGTGATCGGTCGGATCGGCTGGACCTGCCGCGACATCTGGTGGGCCGCCACTCAAGACCCGCGGGCGTGGGCGGCACTCCCGCGAGCGGGCGCGGTGGTCTTCGCGACCGGCGGCATGGATTCGCTGCCGTCGCCGCTGCCCACCGCGTTGCGTGAGTTGATCCGGTACGTCCGGCCAGCTTGGCTGCGGCGCTGGGTGCGCGACGGCTACGGCTGGGCACAGCCGCGGCTGTCGCCGATCTCGCGCGCGGCCCTTCCGCCGCACGTTTCCGTCGAATACCTCGAAATGACCCGCGGGGCAATCGACTTCAACCGACCGGGGATACCGATCGTCGCGTCGCTGCCGTCAGTGCACATCGCGGAAACCTACGGAAAAGCGCATCACGGCCGCGAAGGCACCGCCAAGGCAATCACGGCATGGGCCGAAGAGCACGACGTGCCGCTCGTCGACCTCAAGGCGGCCGTGGAGGAGCACGTCATGGGCGGCCGTGGCAACCCCGACGGCATTCATTGGAACTTCGAGGCGCATCAGGCCGTTGCCGGGCTGATGCTCAAGGCTCTCGCCGAAGCGGGTGTGCAGCAAGAGGATTCGCGGTAG
- a CDS encoding ribokinase → MVARVCVVGSVNADLTFTVDSLPRPGQTVLASSLSSAPGGKGGNQAVAAARAGAAVQLVAALGSDAAADQLRAHLRDNEVGLDGVVSLPGPSGSAVIVVDAAAENTIVVAPGANAHLTVTSADVRAVIADSDVVLLQLEIPIATAIAAAGVARAADAVVMLNASPAGAAPHQLLALSELADVVVVNEAEAREWHWPVPHLVITRGARGASYLGEDERFDVRAPAVEAVDTTGAGDVFAGVLAADWLDGHEAALRRACAAGALSTLVPGAGDCAPYAEAIDDAVTNRKAEERQI, encoded by the coding sequence ATGGTCGCGCGGGTCTGCGTAGTGGGCAGTGTCAACGCCGACCTCACTTTCACCGTCGATTCGCTGCCGCGGCCCGGCCAGACCGTTCTCGCGTCCTCGCTGTCGTCGGCGCCTGGCGGCAAAGGCGGCAATCAGGCGGTGGCCGCGGCCCGCGCGGGCGCGGCGGTGCAACTGGTCGCGGCGCTCGGCAGCGACGCCGCGGCAGATCAGTTACGCGCTCACCTTCGCGACAACGAGGTCGGGCTGGACGGCGTCGTCAGCCTGCCCGGACCCAGCGGCTCGGCGGTGATCGTCGTCGACGCCGCGGCGGAGAACACGATTGTCGTGGCGCCCGGCGCGAACGCCCACTTGACCGTGACGTCCGCCGACGTCCGCGCGGTGATCGCCGACAGCGACGTCGTGCTGCTGCAACTGGAGATCCCGATCGCGACAGCCATTGCAGCCGCGGGAGTCGCCCGGGCCGCCGACGCGGTGGTGATGCTCAACGCCTCACCGGCCGGCGCTGCGCCGCACCAGCTGCTTGCCCTTTCCGAGCTGGCCGATGTCGTCGTCGTGAACGAAGCCGAAGCACGCGAATGGCATTGGCCCGTGCCGCATCTGGTTATCACCCGCGGCGCGCGCGGCGCGAGCTATCTCGGCGAGGACGAACGATTCGACGTACGCGCCCCCGCCGTCGAGGCCGTCGACACCACCGGCGCTGGCGATGTTTTTGCCGGGGTGCTGGCCGCTGACTGGCTGGACGGCCACGAGGCCGCGCTGCGGCGCGCGTGTGCGGCAGGCGCTTTGTCGACGCTCGTCCCTGGAGCCGGCGACTGCGCCCCATACGCCGAGGCGATCGATGACGCGGTGACCAACCGAAAGGCCGAGGAAAGGCAGATATGA
- a CDS encoding SpoIIE family protein phosphatase, with protein MEDHRGERDQLSELAAARDQMEQLVRAIVEIGSDLDLDVTLKRIVNAAIELAGARYGVLGLRAPDGTLVSGVHAGIDDETARRLGELPVGDGLRLDDLTAHPHAGLLDTHEPPLRALLGIPITVRGSDFGILYLADDRPGRAFSDSQESAVRALATAAAAAIDNARLFERERESAKWTSASREITTALLSGDPQMGPLQLIVNRALELADAEQAILLVPREPDLPEQVDTLVVAATAGRYASQVMGQQVPMDGSTTGGVARRGIPLITDSFQYPIEGFTDVGERSAIVIPLVADGRVLGVIAVARQPQQAPFGNDYLDLVSDFARHAAIALALAAGREHALNQELAQADTVEDALRAAAEELRRLWRARLVMAVTFTTPGETADGTPRVVSVGEAATWGDLPPQTRQMLSELRDGDLLSPPNTTLPGTAGIALQHPEGVLVVWIELAEQRPFTLEDQTLLTVLAGRLGQGLQRVHQVDKQRETALALQHAILGPAHLPGGFAARYQAASRPLQVGGDWYDIVDLEDGRIALIVGDCVGHGLAAATVMGQVRSACRALLFSDPSPGAALAGMDRFAARLPGAQCTTVVCGVLNPETGELVYSSAGHPPPILVDADGAVRILEDGHTIALGVRPNRPRPEARVTVPPRATLLLYTDGLIERRGLGLDDGIARVAEVVRDGRTSTLDDLANQIMSGVAPAGGYQDDVVVLLYRHPSPLELEFPAHASQLAPARHALRGWLKRALVNPDQSMDVLIAVGEAVANAIEHGHRDNPGGIISVGGTAMVDRVQLTVTDSGSWKPPQPARDSTRGRGIALMRALMQEVAIDPGVAGTTVHLTARIG; from the coding sequence ATGGAAGACCACCGGGGCGAGCGTGACCAGCTGAGCGAGCTGGCGGCGGCACGCGACCAGATGGAACAACTGGTGCGGGCGATCGTCGAGATCGGGTCCGACTTGGACCTGGACGTGACGCTGAAGCGGATCGTCAACGCCGCGATCGAGCTTGCCGGGGCCCGATATGGAGTGCTGGGGCTACGCGCACCCGACGGCACCCTTGTCTCGGGCGTTCACGCCGGGATCGATGACGAGACGGCACGTCGGCTCGGTGAGCTCCCCGTTGGCGACGGGCTGCGCCTCGATGACTTGACCGCGCATCCGCATGCCGGCCTGCTCGACACACACGAGCCACCGCTACGGGCACTGCTCGGGATACCAATTACGGTGCGCGGTAGCGACTTTGGAATTCTTTACCTAGCAGACGACAGGCCCGGCCGGGCGTTCTCCGATTCCCAGGAGAGCGCCGTGCGCGCACTAGCAACGGCGGCCGCGGCCGCCATCGACAATGCGCGACTCTTCGAGCGAGAACGCGAATCGGCGAAATGGACAAGCGCCAGTCGCGAGATCACCACCGCGCTGCTCTCCGGCGATCCCCAGATGGGGCCGTTGCAGCTCATCGTGAACAGAGCCCTCGAGCTGGCCGACGCCGAGCAGGCGATCTTGCTGGTGCCGAGGGAGCCTGACCTGCCAGAACAAGTCGACACCCTTGTCGTGGCTGCTACGGCGGGCCGGTACGCCTCGCAGGTGATGGGTCAGCAGGTTCCGATGGACGGCTCCACCACCGGCGGGGTGGCGCGTCGCGGTATACCGCTGATCACCGACTCCTTCCAATATCCGATCGAGGGATTCACGGATGTCGGCGAGCGGTCCGCGATCGTCATACCGCTGGTCGCCGACGGCAGGGTGCTGGGGGTGATCGCTGTCGCTCGCCAGCCGCAGCAGGCGCCGTTCGGCAACGACTACCTCGACCTCGTCAGTGACTTCGCCCGACACGCAGCGATCGCGTTGGCCCTGGCTGCAGGTCGCGAACATGCGCTCAACCAGGAACTCGCCCAAGCCGATACCGTCGAGGACGCGTTACGCGCGGCGGCGGAGGAACTTCGCCGACTGTGGCGGGCGCGCCTGGTAATGGCCGTCACCTTCACGACTCCGGGGGAGACCGCCGATGGCACACCGCGTGTCGTGTCGGTCGGCGAAGCCGCGACGTGGGGCGACCTGCCGCCTCAGACCCGACAGATGCTCAGCGAACTGCGCGACGGCGATCTGCTCAGCCCCCCGAACACCACCCTGCCGGGGACGGCGGGCATCGCGCTGCAGCACCCCGAGGGCGTGCTTGTGGTCTGGATCGAGCTGGCTGAGCAGCGGCCGTTCACCCTCGAGGATCAGACGTTGCTCACGGTGCTGGCGGGGCGCCTCGGCCAGGGTTTGCAGAGGGTGCACCAAGTGGACAAGCAGCGCGAAACCGCCCTGGCACTGCAACACGCCATCCTCGGTCCCGCGCACCTGCCTGGCGGATTCGCGGCGCGCTATCAGGCCGCGAGCCGGCCCCTTCAGGTGGGCGGTGACTGGTACGACATCGTCGACCTCGAGGACGGGCGCATCGCGCTGATCGTCGGGGACTGCGTCGGCCACGGTCTTGCCGCCGCCACCGTGATGGGCCAGGTGCGCAGCGCCTGCCGTGCGCTGCTGTTCAGCGACCCCAGTCCGGGTGCCGCCTTGGCGGGAATGGATCGCTTCGCCGCTCGGCTCCCCGGCGCCCAATGCACAACGGTTGTCTGCGGGGTGCTCAATCCAGAGACTGGCGAACTCGTGTACTCCAGCGCCGGGCACCCGCCGCCCATCCTCGTCGACGCCGACGGCGCAGTTCGGATCCTGGAGGATGGCCACACCATTGCGTTAGGAGTACGACCCAATAGGCCCCGCCCCGAAGCACGGGTGACTGTCCCACCGCGCGCGACTCTGCTGCTTTACACCGACGGTCTGATCGAACGTCGCGGACTAGGGCTCGACGACGGTATCGCCCGAGTCGCCGAGGTCGTTCGGGACGGCCGCACGTCCACACTGGATGATCTGGCGAACCAGATCATGTCCGGTGTCGCGCCCGCTGGCGGGTATCAGGACGACGTGGTCGTGTTGCTCTACCGGCACCCAAGCCCACTTGAGCTTGAATTTCCCGCCCACGCAAGCCAACTCGCGCCTGCCCGGCACGCCCTACGCGGCTGGCTGAAACGAGCCCTGGTGAATCCGGATCAAAGTATGGACGTCCTCATCGCTGTGGGGGAGGCCGTCGCCAACGCGATCGAGCATGGCCACCGCGACAATCCAGGGGGAATCATCAGCGTGGGCGGGACGGCAATGGTCGACCGGGTGCAATTGACCGTCACTGACAGCGGCTCGTGGAAACCTCCTCAGCCGGCGAGAGATTCCACTCGCGGTCGCGGCATCGCGCTGATGCGCGCGCTCATGCAGGAGGTCGCCATCGACCCTGGCGTTGCCGGTACCACTGTCCACCTGACGGCGAGGATCGGCTGA
- a CDS encoding vWA domain-containing protein: protein MAARRVRPPQPLAPNGIPGHLVEFVEALRKQGISVGPSETVDAGRVLSVLGLGDREALREGFACAVLRRSDHRDTYDAMFDLFFPAALGARTVLDDDEEAEDEQGLPPEDIEALRTALVDMLSENADLANMDERLAAMIAQIVEAYGRYQSSRGPSYSSYQALKAMSLDDLEGRLLAGLLAPYGDEPTPTQEEIAKALAAQRISQLRKMVEAETKRRTAEQLGREHVQMYGVPQLAENVEFLRASGEQLRNMRRVVAPLARTLATRLAARRRRSRAGEIDMRKTLRKSMSTGGVPIDVVLKKPHPARPELVVLCDVSGSVAGFSHFTLMLVHALRQQFSRVRVFAFIDTTDEVTQLFGPDSDLAVAVQRITREAGVYTRDGHSDYGNAFVSFMEKWPNVLSPRSSLLVLGDGRNNYRNPETELLAHMVNASRHAHWLNPEPRHLWGSGDSAVPRYQDVITMHECRSAKQLAGVIDALLPV from the coding sequence ATGGCCGCTCGCCGCGTCCGCCCGCCTCAGCCGCTGGCCCCCAACGGAATCCCCGGCCACCTGGTCGAATTCGTGGAAGCGCTACGTAAGCAAGGGATTTCGGTAGGACCGTCGGAGACCGTCGACGCCGGCCGGGTGCTGTCGGTGTTGGGCCTCGGAGACCGTGAGGCGCTGCGCGAGGGCTTCGCATGCGCGGTGCTACGCCGCTCCGATCACCGCGACACCTACGACGCGATGTTCGACTTGTTCTTCCCGGCGGCACTCGGCGCCAGAACAGTGCTGGATGATGACGAGGAGGCAGAGGACGAGCAGGGCCTGCCCCCGGAGGACATCGAGGCGCTGCGCACCGCACTGGTCGACATGCTCAGCGAGAACGCCGATCTGGCCAACATGGATGAGCGGTTGGCGGCGATGATCGCACAGATCGTCGAAGCCTATGGCCGCTATCAGTCCAGCCGCGGCCCGTCGTACTCGTCGTATCAGGCGCTCAAGGCCATGAGCCTGGACGACCTCGAAGGCCGGCTGCTGGCGGGGCTGCTCGCGCCTTACGGCGACGAGCCGACGCCTACACAGGAAGAGATCGCCAAAGCGCTTGCTGCCCAACGTATCTCACAGCTGCGCAAGATGGTCGAGGCAGAGACCAAGCGCCGCACCGCCGAGCAGCTGGGCCGCGAACATGTGCAAATGTACGGCGTCCCGCAGCTCGCCGAGAACGTCGAATTCCTGCGGGCCTCAGGCGAACAGTTGCGCAACATGCGGCGGGTGGTGGCGCCGCTGGCGCGCACGCTCGCGACGCGGCTTGCTGCACGCAGGCGTCGGTCCCGCGCCGGTGAGATCGATATGCGCAAGACGCTGCGCAAGTCGATGTCGACGGGCGGCGTGCCGATCGACGTGGTGCTGAAGAAGCCGCACCCCGCGCGCCCCGAATTGGTCGTGTTGTGCGACGTGTCCGGTTCGGTGGCGGGCTTCAGCCACTTCACTCTGATGCTGGTGCACGCGTTGCGTCAGCAGTTCTCGCGCGTTCGCGTTTTCGCGTTCATCGACACCACCGACGAGGTGACGCAGTTGTTCGGGCCCGACTCCGATCTCGCGGTCGCGGTGCAGCGCATCACCCGTGAGGCCGGTGTGTACACCCGCGACGGCCACTCCGACTACGGCAACGCGTTCGTCTCGTTCATGGAGAAGTGGCCGAACGTGCTCTCGCCACGCAGCTCGCTGCTGGTGCTCGGCGACGGGCGCAACAACTACCGCAACCCGGAGACCGAGCTGCTGGCCCACATGGTCAACGCCAGCCGGCACGCGCACTGGCTGAATCCCGAGCCCAGGCACCTGTGGGGCAGCGGCGACTCGGCGGTGCCGCGGTATCAGGACGTCATCACGATGCACGAATGCAGGTCGGCCAAGCAGCTGGCAGGAGTCATCGACGCGCTGCTGCCCGTCTAA
- a CDS encoding DegV family protein, with amino-acid sequence MAVVVVTDSSSRLGSDELKEYDIRQVPLHVLVDGIDLRDGIDDVPYDIHDRPKVTTAGATPAELAEIYQQALTDSDGAGVVAVHLSAALSSTYSAAAQTARDFGPAVRVVNSRSAAMGVGFVAVAAARAAASGADLDAVETAARSAQSRGHVFVVVHRLDNLRRSGRISKGASRLGTALSLKPLLCLDVDGHLVLDQRIRTVTKAHIAMIDKVAEVVGERQASIAVHHVDNHDAADEIGAALTTRLPQIESLVVTDMGPVLSIHVGGGAVGVAVQLAEQ; translated from the coding sequence ATGGCTGTCGTCGTGGTGACCGACTCGTCGTCCCGCCTTGGGTCCGACGAGCTCAAGGAGTACGACATCCGGCAGGTGCCGCTGCACGTCCTGGTCGACGGAATCGACCTGCGCGACGGCATCGACGACGTGCCCTACGACATTCACGACCGCCCAAAAGTCACGACGGCCGGTGCCACACCCGCGGAGCTTGCCGAGATCTACCAACAGGCGCTGACCGACAGCGACGGCGCCGGCGTTGTGGCCGTGCATCTTTCGGCGGCGCTGTCGAGCACTTACAGCGCGGCCGCACAGACGGCGCGGGACTTCGGCCCTGCGGTCCGGGTGGTGAACTCGCGCTCGGCGGCGATGGGTGTCGGGTTCGTCGCAGTGGCCGCGGCGCGCGCGGCTGCCTCGGGTGCTGACCTGGATGCCGTTGAGACAGCGGCCCGTTCGGCGCAATCGCGCGGGCATGTGTTCGTCGTGGTGCACCGGCTGGACAACTTGCGCCGCAGTGGACGGATCAGCAAGGGAGCGTCGCGGCTGGGCACGGCCTTGTCGCTGAAGCCGCTGCTGTGTCTCGACGTCGACGGGCACCTGGTACTCGATCAACGGATCCGCACCGTGACCAAGGCGCACATCGCGATGATCGACAAGGTCGCCGAGGTGGTAGGGGAGCGGCAGGCATCGATCGCCGTGCACCACGTCGACAACCACGATGCCGCCGACGAGATCGGCGCCGCGTTGACCACGCGCTTGCCTCAGATCGAGTCGCTCGTCGTCACCGACATGGGGCCAGTGTTGTCGATTCACGTGGGTGGCGGGGCGGTCGGCGTCGCCGTGCAACTGGCCGAGCAATGA
- a CDS encoding AAA family ATPase — MSVPARPAPLFADIDDVARRLAETGYLPDTATATAVFLADRLGKPLLVEGPAGVGKTELARAVAQCTGSGLVRLQCYEGVDEARALYEWNHAKQILRIQAGHGDWEQTKTDVFSEEFLLTRPLLTAIRRTEPTVLLIDETDKADIEIEGLLLEVLSDFAVTVPELGTITAERPPFVLLTSNATRELSEALKRRCLFLHIDFPDPDLERRILLSRVPELPEHLAQELVKIIGVLRGMQLKKLPSVAETIDWGRTVLALGMDTIDDEVIAATLGVVLKHQSDQVKAAGELRLN; from the coding sequence GTGAGCGTCCCCGCACGCCCAGCGCCGCTGTTCGCCGACATTGACGATGTCGCGCGACGGCTCGCCGAGACCGGCTACCTGCCCGACACCGCAACGGCCACAGCGGTATTCCTCGCCGACCGGCTGGGCAAGCCGCTGTTGGTGGAGGGCCCCGCGGGTGTCGGCAAGACCGAGCTGGCACGCGCGGTCGCGCAGTGCACGGGATCCGGGCTGGTGCGGCTGCAGTGCTACGAGGGAGTTGACGAAGCGCGCGCACTCTACGAGTGGAACCACGCCAAGCAGATCCTGCGGATCCAGGCCGGGCACGGCGACTGGGAACAGACAAAAACCGACGTGTTCAGCGAGGAATTTTTGCTGACGCGCCCGCTGCTGACCGCGATCCGGCGCACCGAACCGACGGTGCTGCTGATCGACGAGACGGACAAGGCCGACATCGAGATCGAGGGACTTCTGCTCGAGGTGCTGTCCGACTTCGCGGTCACCGTGCCGGAATTGGGCACTATCACCGCCGAACGCCCGCCGTTCGTCCTGCTGACCTCCAATGCCACGCGGGAGTTGTCCGAGGCGCTGAAGCGTCGATGCTTGTTCCTACACATCGACTTTCCCGATCCCGACCTCGAACGCCGCATCCTGCTGTCGCGGGTTCCCGAGTTGCCCGAACATCTAGCCCAGGAACTGGTCAAGATCATCGGTGTGCTGCGCGGCATGCAGCTCAAGAAGCTGCCGTCGGTGGCCGAGACCATCGACTGGGGGCGCACGGTGCTGGCGCTCGGCATGGACACCATCGACGACGAGGTGATCGCGGCGACGCTCGGCGTGGTGCTCAAGCATCAGTCCGATCAGGTCAAGGCCGCAGGGGAGCTGAGGCTGAACTGA
- a CDS encoding glutamate-5-semialdehyde dehydrogenase codes for MSVQAAAVSGLREQVHDAARRARVAARELAIWSTETKNSALHAAADNLLRDAGAILAANAEDLAAAKAAGTPEAMLDRLALNPNRIDGIASGLRQVAGLPDPIGEVLRGRTLPNGLQLRQQRVPLGVVGIVYEGRPNVTVDAFGLTLKSGNAVLLRGSSSAARSNAALVKALRDALELENRNPDAVQLLPSEDRASVTHLIQARGLVDVVIPRGGAGLIDAVVRDAMVPTIETGVGNCHVYVHESADLDVAEHILLNAKTRRPSVCNAAESLLIDSSIAEHAVPRLTKALKDAGVTVHDDPSEEELRAEFLSMDIALAVVDGLDAAIAHINEYGTGHTEAIVATNLAAAQRFSERVDAAAVMVNASTAFTDGEQFGFGAEIGISTQKLHARGPMGLPELTSTKWIVWGDGHTRPV; via the coding sequence ATGAGTGTGCAGGCAGCAGCCGTCTCCGGCTTGCGCGAGCAAGTGCACGACGCCGCGCGACGGGCGCGGGTCGCCGCTCGCGAATTGGCCATCTGGAGCACCGAGACCAAGAACTCCGCCCTGCACGCCGCGGCCGACAATCTGCTGCGCGACGCGGGCGCCATCCTCGCCGCCAACGCCGAGGACCTGGCTGCCGCCAAGGCGGCGGGCACGCCGGAGGCGATGCTCGACCGGCTCGCACTGAACCCGAACCGCATCGACGGCATCGCCTCAGGTCTGCGTCAGGTCGCTGGCCTGCCCGACCCGATCGGGGAGGTGCTGCGCGGGCGCACACTGCCCAACGGGCTACAGCTCCGACAGCAGCGGGTTCCGCTCGGCGTGGTCGGCATCGTCTACGAAGGCAGGCCGAACGTCACGGTCGACGCGTTTGGGCTGACGCTCAAGTCAGGCAACGCGGTGCTGCTGCGCGGCAGTTCGTCGGCGGCGCGGTCGAATGCCGCTCTGGTCAAGGCACTTCGCGATGCGCTGGAACTCGAGAACCGCAACCCCGACGCGGTGCAGTTGCTGCCCAGCGAGGACCGCGCCAGCGTCACGCATCTGATTCAGGCGCGGGGGCTCGTCGACGTGGTGATCCCTCGTGGTGGAGCAGGGCTGATCGACGCGGTGGTGCGCGACGCCATGGTGCCGACCATCGAGACCGGTGTTGGCAATTGCCATGTGTACGTTCATGAATCGGCCGACCTCGATGTGGCCGAGCACATCCTGCTGAACGCCAAGACCCGTCGGCCCAGCGTGTGTAACGCCGCTGAGTCGCTGCTGATCGACAGCTCGATCGCCGAGCACGCGGTGCCGCGGCTGACCAAGGCGCTGAAGGACGCCGGCGTCACCGTGCACGACGACCCGTCCGAGGAAGAACTGCGCGCAGAGTTCCTGTCGATGGACATCGCGCTCGCGGTGGTCGATGGGCTGGACGCGGCGATCGCGCACATCAACGAATACGGCACAGGGCACACCGAGGCCATCGTTGCGACGAATCTCGCTGCGGCCCAAAGATTCAGCGAGCGCGTCGACGCGGCCGCGGTGATGGTCAACGCGTCGACGGCGTTCACCGACGGTGAGCAATTCGGGTTTGGCGCCGAGATCGGCATCTCGACCCAGAAGCTGCACGCCCGCGGACCGATGGGCCTGCCCGAATTGACGTCAACCAAGTGGATTGTGTGGGGCGACGGCCACACCCGTCCCGTCTAA
- the rsfS gene encoding ribosome silencing factor has product MTATDEAVKMATVAARAAASKLAQDVVVIDVSGQLVITDCFVIASASNERQVNAIVDEVEEKMRLAGYKPARREGAREGRWTLLDFVDIVVHIQHQDERDFYALDRLWRDCPIVPVDLDAAP; this is encoded by the coding sequence ATGACCGCCACCGACGAAGCCGTCAAGATGGCCACCGTCGCGGCGCGCGCGGCCGCCTCCAAGCTCGCCCAAGACGTCGTCGTCATCGACGTTTCGGGACAGCTCGTCATCACCGACTGCTTTGTCATCGCATCGGCGTCCAACGAGCGCCAGGTCAACGCAATCGTCGATGAAGTCGAGGAGAAGATGCGCCTCGCCGGATACAAGCCCGCCCGTCGCGAAGGCGCCCGCGAAGGCCGGTGGACCCTGCTCGACTTCGTCGACATCGTCGTGCATATCCAGCACCAGGACGAGCGTGACTTCTACGCCCTCGACCGGTTGTGGCGCGACTGCCCAATCGTGCCCGTCGATCTGGACGCCGCGCCATGA
- the gpgP gene encoding glucosyl-3-phosphoglycerate phosphatase: MRVRRLVMLRHGQTNYNAGSRMQGQLDTELSDLGRDQAAAAAEVLAKRQPLVIVSSDLRRALDTAVALGERSGQPVLVDTRLRETHLGDWQGMTHLEVDAAAPGARLAWRDDARWAPHGGESRVDVAARSMPLLAELIVDQTEWGIDDPERPVVLVAHGGLIAALTAALLALPVDNWPALGGMGNASWVQLSGHSEPDAVLEDIRWRLDVWNASAQVANDVL; the protein is encoded by the coding sequence ATGAGGGTGCGCCGGCTGGTGATGCTGCGGCACGGGCAGACCAACTACAACGCAGGCAGCCGGATGCAGGGCCAGCTCGACACCGAGCTGTCCGACCTGGGTCGCGATCAGGCCGCGGCCGCCGCGGAGGTGCTCGCGAAAAGGCAGCCCTTGGTCATCGTGTCGTCGGATCTGCGGCGCGCGTTGGACACTGCGGTCGCGTTAGGTGAGCGGTCGGGCCAGCCGGTGCTGGTCGACACCCGGCTACGCGAGACGCACCTGGGCGACTGGCAGGGCATGACGCATCTCGAGGTGGACGCCGCGGCCCCGGGGGCGCGACTGGCGTGGCGCGACGACGCCCGCTGGGCGCCGCACGGCGGCGAAAGCAGGGTCGACGTGGCGGCGCGCAGCATGCCGCTGCTGGCCGAGCTGATCGTCGACCAAACCGAGTGGGGCATCGACGATCCCGAACGGCCGGTGGTCCTGGTCGCGCACGGCGGACTGATCGCGGCGTTGACGGCGGCGCTGCTGGCGCTGCCTGTCGACAACTGGCCGGCGCTCGGCGGCATGGGCAACGCCAGCTGGGTGCAGCTGTCCGGGCACAGCGAGCCCGATGCCGTGCTAGAAGACATCCGCTGGCGACTCGATGTGTGGAACGCCTCGGCTCAGGTCGCCAACGATGTCCTCTAG